The Cucumis melo cultivar AY chromosome 9, USDA_Cmelo_AY_1.0, whole genome shotgun sequence genome includes the window TCTATTATGGACAAGATGGTCTCTCAGGGCCAAATCGAATGGAGCCCATTGGTTTGGGGTGGTCAATCTTTGACTTTTTTAAATCatccttctctttttctttttataattatatttttttggttGTGGCTCTTGGAGCACATGAAAGATTACCAAGGAAATTCTCCTTTACTCACATGGACCCTTTTTTTCTTAAGTTTGATGTTTAGTTTAATGTTCAAGGTTGTTGTCTCTTtctgtttgatttttttaacgAAAAACTAGAGGAAAATAAAAGAGTTAGAGAGGTTGTTTTCAACAATGATGTCAAATGCttttagaaaaattacatgcGTGTAGAAAAACGATGATGTCAATGTTTTAGACATTAGAATATGCTTCCaagtttactttattttattgtcttcttttcaactttttttcttgaAGGATTAGGTTTTACAAACCCAACCTTAATGTGTAAATTTAAACAAGATGATAATTAAGAGTATTTGGGATCAAATTAGGTAAGATGTTGTTTTTGTAACCTAAAGAGGGTAATGTATACATCCATATATATGTATTAGTTTAgaattttatttggtttttttctcCATTTTTCTATGTGGACCATAATATTTGTGGTTGGcaagaaattttcttttaaaaaaaatgggaCCTATTTTTATAGGGAAGACTTCCATACATTTAGATTTTACATATTTAGTGTATtgatattattgttttttaatcgTAGAAAGTGATTCTCTCTATATTTATTTCTCATGTTTACCACGTTAAGTTagtgaaagaaaaaatatacatCCTAACGTGACTCTTTAAAATATGAAGTTCATTGGTAATCTAACATAGTACATTTTCTAACTTTCATATAGATTTTAGTAAAAGTAAAAAGATTATtactaatatatataatataagctTAGCCAAATTGAGAATTGCTCGATTGATATCAAGTATGTACTATCAATTGAGATCAAAAGATTTATCTTCCACTcatacattatatatataagcTTAAATCAACCATACTGATAATGCTAATCTTTGGGTTTGAGGTATATGACAAGGGTACTAAAGATATGTTAACCTAGTTGGGATGTCTCGGTGTACCTACTAATTAACCCCATTATTCAAACTTTTGTGAACTCTTCAGAAAGATAAATCTACCGTAATCCTTGATCACTTAGCACtagttcaacttttttttttatacaatatgtatatataagaaAGAAGAATGCAACTTTTAATTAACTTGGAAGTAATAGTATAACTTAATTTATGTTAATGTGAATAATTTCATTTGGactaaataatattataattttaaccCCCAAAATTAGATGTGAAACCTAAATGGCatgcttttttcttttgaataatGATGGACATTTCAACCCTAACTTCAATTTAAAAACTTTATTTAAAGACTTGGActttatatataatcaattaAATAATTGCTTTTTGGTCAATAAGAAGAAATGTGTTAATAAGTAAACTCAAATTGAGACCACAAGAAGAGGCAAAATAAACTTCCTAGTGAGAGTGCATATGAACCCCTACCCACAAAATATATCTTAATTATATCTTATTTAAACTCTCTCTAATATTAAAAATTGCGTCATTcactatttatatatataaattttgattttaaatttacTTCTTCTCACTCCAAACTTATTTTTAAAGAcccaaaaacaataaaaaaagattaaatattacatctatttattatataattatgaGTATCTTATCCACTCAAAGTTTTTAATCTTTGGTAATGTTTTCAATATAAAGTACCAATTGAATTAAAATGACCAAATGCGCATAGATCAACtaacacaaaatttataatttagtaGATTAATCTTTTTCGATCtaatatattttcttctttttttttctagacatatatattttcaatagGTTACCACCAAAGTAATggattttttggtattatatatcaTGTACAAGTTGAGttaaaaattttgagaaaaaggaaaaaagaattgTTAAGCAGTGATTATGAtgttagtattttttttttttttttttttaagaaaagaattGTAGGTTTAGAATAATTCCACTCTCATGTAATATTTTCATTTCAATGGATCAACAACTATCACAATGGCGGATATGTGCATATACCCCAAAGTCaacttatttttcaaattattggAAATCtattcattgtttttctttttcttataaattaataatactaataataagtAAGTAGtgtattattaattaattattatagtaataataataattttagcCGACCTTAACTCAGTGAGTCAAAATACGTGTCGTTCACTTTGCGTAGGAAAGAGAAAGATGAGGAGCGAGGTCGATATGTCGTCCCGGCcggttttttattttctatttatagAACCTCATCCACTTagttaaaccgacatcaaaattaaaaattaaagaaactATTGTGTATGACCCAAaatttttaagaatttttttgctttttaagAAAAAGGATAATAGAGCTCAATTTTGTAAAAAGATGGAGGCTAGAAATTGTTACTAATTATGTTTATTATGGTGCCTTCAAaggttaatttttatataaatataaagtaTCTAATTGAAAAGGTATAAGGATTGACTTCATGGTGGTCGTGACATTCTCACGAAGGTAGCTTATAACGATATAACTATTTAACATGTACTGACTCGATCGGGCTTTTCTCTAGCCCTTTCTCTCCTTGCTTTCTATACTGACTCGATCATTATTAATTATAAATGAAGCGGAAGTGATGAGGATGCTAAGGGAGTATCCACCTAGTGGAGATGTCCGGGTGCACCCAACTGACCCTAcgtatatttttcaaaaaataaaattatttaacatGGTATCAAATCATGAGGTcctatgtttaattaatttggaCTTTTGTAGAGTCATTATCTCTACAAAATTACTCACAAGTGAGTGTGAATAGAACCCTCTAAGAATTGATATATAATATTAAGTTTACTTTACTTCATTGATTTAGTATCATGGTGATAATCCTCTCCAATTTTTGGATTGaaaagaattaattaaagaTCTCATTAACATCTGGTTCGGGGAGATAGATCgaaactaaaataaaacaagCTCTAAATATTGAATCAAAATGgtattttaatatatttcttttttataatcttatttttattttcatcaacacaagcattacttaattaattatctgTACATTGCATTCTTCCTTTCAAAGTTAAGAGGTCTAAATCTCTGGTCGAAATTTGTTGAATACTTTAAAAATGTTTAGACGAGtgaaaaataagaataataacTCTAAAGATATCTTTCTTAAATTTTGGATTCAAACAAACACTAATGTATACAACAAGTTGCAAATACATCAATTTTAGGATCAAAGTATTAATATACATGTAGCAacttatatattaaaaaaattacaaatataataaaatttatcaacaataaacttctatcattaataaatcATAAAAGTATATCAAcgataaaataaattttgttacatttattattttttcttaaatattgttatacattttatttgtattacatttgttattttttcttaaatattttttatacacttTACTAATATTCCTAAAATCGTTATCTATTACAATTATcttatatagatattttctgtaTTCTATTTCACTATTTTTAACAAGTGTTTagtacaataataataatattagaaCTAATTTTAAATACAGTAATGTAAAccataatgataaaaaaaatattatagcAATAAACAGTAATGAATTACTATTCGCCATTTTATAATATTACAATAGACAAATATAGTAATTTATTCTGATTTATCATAAATAGGTTAGCATACCTAAAGAAAACCACTATAAAAAAATAGTCTAGGGTAGCGACTTGTACTAATTCTTAACACAATTTTGCAACAAATTTGTAACACTTTGGTTAATTATTTCGACTACTTAGTAGAGATGGCTTCGTTGTTTATGTTCACATTGTTTATATATCGTAGTAAACTTTTGTGTTGCTAGAAAATTACTATCCaaaaaaattcaatgaaataaatttttttatttttttaattacataGTTAATTAACTATCATCAATTGACtcatttcaaattatttatttctttatgaATGTTTCTTTAAATGGGTAACTCCtgttgaaaatttttaaatcctcttgaataaaagaaaataaaattggaTAGGATGTCTTTTAGTTATCTATACATATACTAGATTGAATTGGTTGAAACTTATGAAATTATTCATACAATATCATCAATACTTAAAGCATTTAAAGCGATTCAAAAATCATTGTATGAATGTGTTTgtaagtttattttaaaaatgtataaCAATAAAAGTAATGCAGCAGAGAAGATGGGGAATGTAGTATTCTCCGTCCTCATCTCTGTCTTTAGCTTGCAAGAGAGTTTATCtctcattctctctctctctcaattcTCCGTCTAAACAAGGATTCTTTGCCCCATTAATGGTGTGTCCCGTGGGGTCCCAATTCATACAGAAAAATACACATTTTTATGTATATGTTCCAAAAAATGACCTAATTCTTGATTgttaaaatcatattttaaaacttttaattgAGTTGACATGAAGATAACGAACCGATAAGACATGTCATCatacttttaataattttttcacCTCGCCTAACATTGTACATCCGtgctttattattttatttttttgaaaaagatatatgaaTTGGTGGGTGCACCCGGACATCTCCATTAGGTCGACATCCCCTTAGTACACCCTCATCATTCTCACTTCATTAATATCGGAAAAAATCGTTATAAAGCAGGAACCCGTGCTTTATTTTTTGGCTCCCTATCAAAGGTTTAATTTGttgtaattatatatttaaatgcATTCTTAAATAAAGTTCTACGTTATATAATTTTGATTTAGAGGTGAAAAAGGTTTGAATCTTACCAGCCATGGTAAAATTATTAgaattttgaacaaaaaaaaatgttgtatgAACAAACTTTAAGAatcataaatttaattaaaaccaAGAGTTTGAACTCAATAGAAGTAAAAATACCAACTCTAATTTAAccctaaaaattttatttaaatgaatatacTCAAACAAAACTACATTGTTTCCCAATATCCATATATCACAAGCTAAGATGTCTATCataattcttttttgtttcattGGAATAAACAGCCATATAAAGTATAAACCCCACACAAAAACCTCAAAATTATCATTAATTAAACACAAAAATCAATacaaatttttgaaaattttgaaaacttcaaacacaatgaaaatattcatatatatataaatatatatatatatatatatatatatatatatatatatataataacaaacAATAGAATAAGAATAGAATATTTCCTAATAAAAACGTCAGCGTTTGAAGTTCTCACTATAAAAACCCTCCAAAGTCCTTGTAGAATCTTCATCCATTGCGCCACATACATTAATCCATAtcaatttcttcttcctttcttcttcttaattATTGTCATTTCTTGAGCTCATAAGCTTCACCATGAGTAGTGTTCTCCCAGAAACAATTCAAGAAAAAACTCTCCCAGATGCTTGGGACTACACCGGAAAACCCGCCATCAAGTCCAAAACCGGTGGCTGGGTCGCTGCGGCCATGATTTTAGgtcaatattttgtttttttttcttctgtttaACGTATCGAACTTAAGCTTTTGAGCTGAGTGATTTGTAAAACGGGAATATAATTATTGTGTACAGGACCGGAAGCGGTGGAGAGGCTTACAACGCTTGGGATTGCAGTGAACTTGGTGACGTATTTGACGGAAACAATGCATCTGGGAAATGCTACTGCAGCCAACAATGTCACCAACTTCCTCGGAACCTCCTTTATGCTATGTCTGTTTGGTGGTTTTGTCGCCGACACTTTTCTCGGCCGGTAATTAATAAACAGTAttagtattttttatttttctttttcacatttTAATTGTAAATTTCGCCTTATACTTTGAAAaaagatattatttttttattattattttattaaaaaattttaaatagggTATAGATTTTCAATATGGCTATACTAATTATagtgaaaattttccttttttagtTAAAAATGATGTAGAGGTAAGATTTCAAAGTTGGTCAACGTGTCTTAGAATTTTgtaactatttttctttttttaagttaaatttcaaaaaagaaaattaaaaactattttttagtTAGCAACAAGTGGAGAAGTAGAAGTAATTATTCcatttaatttcaaaaactaaaaacttgataattactataaatttaaacaaaattttggaCTTTTGAGTTTAAGGGTTTTTTTAAGGTAGAAATCACTTTGATGATTATTCTGattggtttttttcttcttgtgaAAGGTATCTGACGATTTCGATTTTTGCAACCGTTCAAGCAACAGTaagattatattatttttattggattAGAGTGTTActttgtaatttaattattttttaagatttttaggtttaaaagtggtaaacatattttaaaattttttttttttttttgattaatTAGGGTGTAACTCTCTTAACAATCTCCACCATAATTCCAAGTCTCCGACCTCCAAAATGTTCACCGGGAGTTTCAACCACTCCATGCATTATGGCAGACAGCAAGCAGCTGGCAGTTCTCCACACAGCTCTATACTTGACCGCGCTCGGCACCGGCGGCCTAAAATCGAGTGTGTCGGGCTTTGGTTCCGATCAATTTGACGACTCGGACAAAGAGGAGAGAGTGAAGATGTCCAACTTCTTCAATTGGTTCTTCTTCCTTATTAGCATTGGGTCACTTGGAGCTGTGACAATCCTTGTTTACATTCAAGACAATTGGGGCAGGCAATGGGGCTATGGAATATGTGCCTGTGCCATTGTGATGGGATTGGTTGTTTTCTTGTTGGGTACTCGTAAATACCGGTTCAAGAAATTGGTCGGTAGCCCGTTAACGCAAATCGCCGCCGTGATTTACGCGGCGTGGAGAAAGAGAAAGTTGGATTTGCCCTCCGATCCATTTTCCTTGTACCAAATTGAAGATGCTGTTGATGGATCCGGAAAGAAGAAGCAGAAGCTACCTCGCACCAAACAATTTAGGTTTGTGCTACTCATGTTTTAACtagttaaattatttttatttttccaacgtaaatcaaccaaaaattaaaaattaaaaggataatattttttaattatttcccaTATATAGAAAATTAATCTTCAAAAATTCTAAAGAAACATTATTGAATCAGACCTATttcaaaaaattgaaattttatatATTCCTACGAGTTTAATCGGTATAAAGTATTAAACATAGTTTAACTgacataaacatatatattatcaACCTAAAAGTTAAAGGTTTgaatcattttcttttaattattacCTAGGTGTGAACATTTTCAATATGTAATCCTACCACATAGGCCAAGAAAAACGATCCCAAATTCTACTTTTGGCCATCAATTATATGCCctttaattagtttttttctACACTTGGAAGTAGAATAAACAGAGAAAAAGACAAGCATAAGACAAAAAACATTTTCTACACTTGGAAGTTAGCCATAATTGAAGgttattatatttgtttttctcAATTTATAGACAAGAAATTGGAATAATTTTATTCATTATTAAATCATTATAAAGTTAGGACACAATCACCCAACTCTTATTAAACATCCTAGccgacaattttttttattattattattctattttatgaatatatattatatgaattctatatatatagaatttttcatatataaaacTCGATTGATTGGCTCTGCAAGTTGTGTGAAAAACAATCCAAGTAAATCAAATGGCCTTTGTCTCCAAAGTTTATACTCTCTCACATTGCTTGTCGACCTATCTCTAGCTTTGTTTctccaagaaaaagaaaaccattaacttttaattattaCTATTAATACTAAATCTTAATCTTGTGCTTTGAAGTCTTCCATAATATTTAATTCAGATTCTCTCCGCACTTCCTTCTATGTCTTTTGGCTCTCATTTTAAAAAGAGTTTCAAACTTTACTTCAAGCTCTAAGAATCATTTAGTCAATTTTGGATAAGATTAGTGAAGTTTTTATCACATGAtcaacttttatatatatactaagAGACTACTATTTTTGGATAATTGTAACATGCATAGTATTTTTAGGGTTAATAATTTAGTGTATAGAAACATTTttaaactattgaaaatataaaaaatttatcgGTGATAAACCCTATTGTTGATAGATTCATTGTTAAGTGATATAGCATGTCACCATGGTATTGAAAAAGAATTTCAACTTTGGTACAATTCAAGTTGAAAGTCCATcgaaaaaagttttttttttttttaagtgaaTGTATTTTGGTTTTTGGTGTAGATTTTTGGACAAGGCAGCAATCAAGGATGAAGAAGTAGTTGGCAATGTAGTAAACAAGTGGAAAATATCAACCCTAACAGACATTGAGGAAGTAAAATTGGTGCTTCGGATGCTACCCATTTGGGCAACCACCATTATTTTTTGGACAGTCTATGCCCAAATGACAACATTCTCTGTGTCACAAGCCTCCACAATGAACCGACACATGGGAAAATCCTTCGAAATTCCGGCTGCCTCCCTCACCGTCTTCTTCGTCGCCAGCATTCTCTTAACAGTCCCCATCTACGACCGTTTCATCGTCCCAATAGCATCCAGAATTTTGAAGAACCCACAAGGCCTAAGCCCACTCCAACGTGTGGGGGTCGGCTTGGTTCTATCGATAATAGCCATGATTGCTGCGGCACTAACCGAAATAAAACGATTGAAGGTGGTAGAAGAAAACGGGTTGACGTACAAACCAACTGCAGAGGTGCCATTGAGCGTGTTTTGGTTGGCTCCGCAGTTTTTATTAGTAGGATCAGGTAAAAAGACAATTCACATCCGTCTTTAAATTCATTGTAAATtcaaaaaaacatatataaaaagttaGAATGTAAAACTTTTGTTTTGGCCATGCAGGCGAGGCGTTTACGTACATGGGACAATTGGATTTCTTCTTAAGAGAATGCCCTAAAGGGATGAAGACAATGAGCACAGGGTTGTTTTTAAGCACACTTGCTTTGGGGTTTTTCTTTAGCTCATTGCTAGTTACAATTGTGGGGAAAGTGACTGAGCATGGGAAGCCATGGATACCAGATAATCTCAATGAAGGGAAGCTTTATGATTTCTATTGGCTATTGGCAGTCTTAAGTGTGTTGAATTTGATGGTGTTTTTGGTTTGTGCTAAGTGGTATGTGTACAAGGAAAAGAGGTTGGCTGATGAAGGGATTGAATTGGAGGACTGTGGGCCAACTGTCCACTGAAAATCTCCATGCACACATAATATAAATATTGTCACTTTTCTCTCTCACTTTGTTTAATTTGTGTGTGGATTTTTTGTTTTAAGCATACAAGTTTTAGAAGCCCTTTTGAATGGGGTGGTACCCTTTGCTTTTTAATAATGTGTAAAGttcatatatgtaaagttttgaTGTACCAAAAGGCCAAAGGAAAAAAGTGAGAATCGCTTTTGGAAGTTCtcaaatataatacaaaaagTTTGGATCATGTTACTTCCTTTTATCTTTCTTGAATTGGTTAATCAATATgtattaaataaaaagaaaataatattacAAGAACTTAGGGACACATGATCTTTCTATATCACTTACTTTAGTATCATTTTAAATCATCTATAGACTTAAAAGCTTAATTAAATGGTAAAAGTAAATTTAATCATATATCATAATATGAACAACCATCTAGCTTCTAATTCTCactttatttataatttaaaatgcATAGTATATTTCACTCTTTTAAGTTAGTTATATTGTAGTTTTACTTTTTTCATAGAAAGATATTCAAATTCAAGtttatattttttctaaaaaagttaaataatatacattttTAAGATAATCTAAATTTTTTGGTTATCTACTCTTTCTCaacaaagaaaataacaagTGAATCTAAAGAGAAATCGTCAGTATCTAAACAAGCTAATTTGGTAAGTGAATATAAAGTTGAAATCATACGTATAATAATCGTATAGGTTTGAACTTTTAGGGCTATATGTTTATCTAAAAAatacttcttctttttttttctacttatTCTCCATGAAGTGCTTTTAATTGTTCCCTTTAAAAAGAAGTTATAGAAAATCTCAAAAGTTTCGAATTTGTGTACCTatgcatatattatattaaatacgTTAATCAACTCTATTagcttaaaaaaaacaaaaaaaaaaaaaagagtaaatgAACTCTATTAGTTTTATGTTTATATCATAGAGTAACtatgtaattattttataaaattattataaatggtaaaattgttgaaaatatttcgaaatataacaaaatttcataacaatctaTCTGTATCTATCAACAACAATTAGTTATAGATGATAGTAGTGATATTAATCAATGTTTATCAACATCTATCAGTGATACTTTTTCATACTTGTAGTTCATTTGCTACATATTAGGATATCTTTTTAAAAGATTGTTCGATAGTATGAAATTCTATCTCAAAATCAATTGACTATAAGAAGAGTAGTTCATCTACTTTATAAGGAGTGTGAGTTTCCCTGGTTTTTCAATGTGAAACTTTTAACATCTcaacaaaaatataaactaaGGATGAGAATTGATTAgagaaaaaatgtttttttctaaagaaaaaaattatttttatttaaattcttttgaaaagtttttCAACTTAAAAGTGTTTCAAAAACTATTTTGAATGGTTACCAAACattacaatattttttaaaataacttattttcaaaataaaacacTTAAATAGAACGTTCTTGCTAGAATGAATAAAGTTCAATAAAACATGTTAGATTACTTTTAAACTACGTTAATTAGATTCACTTTAAAGATTCATAGTTACATTAATGATCGAGATAATCAAACTCAATATTATCGAGAGGAGAAGTTGTGAAAACATATATTATGATTTGAAGATCAAATGAATAAAACAGACATGAAAATAATGAGACCCCATGTGAAAATCCTATTGGGAATCAACAAAGAAAGCAATTCTCCAATATTATAATCTGTATAGAAATGAGTAGAAAGGGATCGAAAAGATCAAAATTGGAAGATCCACATGAATCAAAGTGAGATACCgaaggagaaagagaaagagaattaTTTGCAATTCCTTATAATGTGGATCTCATTCTCTTTGGCCTCTCAATAATTATCTAATCATAatataagatatatatatttatatataattatcttgtAATAGTAATAAGGATATATTAAGTTTTGATAGAATCTCCAACTAGGGGAAGAAGTATCTGCTTTTGGTTTGCTATTTTAATGCACCTCTTAAGAAGAGGCAGATTCCTCCCCACACCcattttcattatatatatatatatatatatatatatatatatatatatatatatatatatatatatatataatttaatttatttgtttaaaatttttgtattGAGGAGAGTTGAAATTGGAATACATCCTTACCCAGTTAGCCCTCACACAATTATTCAtgaacaaaaattcaaaatttgagcaaaaatgtatatatatatatgggattcacatttcaaattttaaaacaaaaacaaaaattcctTTCTGAAATTGGTTATAAAACTAAACTTAtactatttgttttttttttattattattattattttaaaaatagggTTTGTTTGTTAATGATTTATACATTAAAAATGGCAAAATtacttaaaatatttacaaaatacagcaaaatatcatattttatcaacGATA containing:
- the LOC103482632 gene encoding protein NRT1/ PTR FAMILY 6.3-like, producing MSSVLPETIQEKTLPDAWDYTGKPAIKSKTGGWVAAAMILGPEAVERLTTLGIAVNLVTYLTETMHLGNATAANNVTNFLGTSFMLCLFGGFVADTFLGRYLTISIFATVQATGVTLLTISTIIPSLRPPKCSPGVSTTPCIMADSKQLAVLHTALYLTALGTGGLKSSVSGFGSDQFDDSDKEERVKMSNFFNWFFFLISIGSLGAVTILVYIQDNWGRQWGYGICACAIVMGLVVFLLGTRKYRFKKLVGSPLTQIAAVIYAAWRKRKLDLPSDPFSLYQIEDAVDGSGKKKQKLPRTKQFRFLDKAAIKDEEVVGNVVNKWKISTLTDIEEVKLVLRMLPIWATTIIFWTVYAQMTTFSVSQASTMNRHMGKSFEIPAASLTVFFVASILLTVPIYDRFIVPIASRILKNPQGLSPLQRVGVGLVLSIIAMIAAALTEIKRLKVVEENGLTYKPTAEVPLSVFWLAPQFLLVGSGEAFTYMGQLDFFLRECPKGMKTMSTGLFLSTLALGFFFSSLLVTIVGKVTEHGKPWIPDNLNEGKLYDFYWLLAVLSVLNLMVFLVCAKWYVYKEKRLADEGIELEDCGPTVH